One part of the Rutidosis leptorrhynchoides isolate AG116_Rl617_1_P2 chromosome 1, CSIRO_AGI_Rlap_v1, whole genome shotgun sequence genome encodes these proteins:
- the LOC139902032 gene encoding uncharacterized mitochondrial protein AtMg00810-like translates to MKDLGHLSSFLGISVQRTSNGLFLNQTNYAKYIIERAGMVGCKAARTPVDTNGKLNSNQGKLYSVPTKFQSLAGALQYLTFMQPDISYVVQKICLHIHNPKECHMNSLKRIVRYIQGIVQYGLHLYKSLLKDLVSYTDADWGGFPDTRRSTSRYCVFFGNILISWSYKRKPTVSRSSAKAEYCGAANVVFKSCWLRNLLLELQCPITKAMPESKRDLQRKSEKAKTTTNAALWPDFWSIMPGSRLNAVLWLHFSSGTMASSPECVA, encoded by the exons ATGAAGGACCTCGGTCATCTGAGTTCGTTTTTGGGAATTTCGGTTCAACGTACTTCTAATGGCTTATTTTTAAATCAAACAAATTATGCAAAATACATCATTGAACGTGCTGGGATGGTTGGTTGCAAAGCAGCACGTACACCAGTAGACACCAATGGAAAGTTAAACTCCAATCAAGGTAAACTGTACTCTGTTCCGACCAAATTTCAAAGCTTGGCTGGTGCCTTACAATACTTGACATTTATGCAACCCGATATTTCTTACGTCGTGCAAAAAATTTGCTTGCACATACATAATCCGAAAGAATGTCACATGAATTCTCTTAAGCGAATTGTCCGCTATATTCAAGGTATAGTTCAGTATGGTCTTCATCTATATAAGTCTTTACTTAAGGATCTGGTTTCATACACGGATGCAGATTGGGGTGGGTTCCCCGACACGCGACGGTCCACGTCTAGGTATTGTGTATTTTTTGGCAATATCTTAATTTCATGGTCGTATAAACGTAAGCCTACGGTTTCACGTTCTAGTGCCAAAGCTGAATATTGTGGTGCTGCAAATGTGGTGTTCAAGAGTTGTTGGTTGCGTAACTTGCTGTTAGAACTTCAATGTCCGATTACGAAAGCCAT GCCCG AATCTAAAAGAGACTTACAAAGAAAGAGTGAGAAAGCTAAGACCACCACTAACGCAGCGCTATGGCCTGATTTTTGGTCCATCATGCCTGGATCGCGCCTCAATGCGGTGTTATGGCTGCATTTTTCCTCTGGCACGATGGCCTCATCACCTGAATGTGTTGCATAG